The Virgibacillus phasianinus genome includes a window with the following:
- a CDS encoding bifunctional 4-hydroxy-2-oxoglutarate aldolase/2-dehydro-3-deoxy-phosphogluconate aldolase: protein MGNTLQQMMEHKLVAVIRGAEGEDVLAIARALHKGGVHIMEITADTPQVDVLIRKVSQEFGDQLIVGAGTVLDPETARASIMAGARFIFSPTVNTETIRMTKRYGVVSIPGAMTPTEILTAYEHGADLIKVFPAGVMGPSYIKDVHGPLPHIPLMPTGGVDLSNVRKYFENGAVAAGLGSALVNTKQPISEETLAGMTEKAEQFVEAIKGV, encoded by the coding sequence ATGGGAAATACATTGCAGCAAATGATGGAACACAAGCTTGTCGCTGTTATACGCGGTGCTGAAGGTGAAGATGTCCTAGCCATTGCTCGCGCCCTTCATAAAGGAGGCGTTCACATTATGGAAATCACCGCAGATACGCCGCAAGTGGACGTGTTAATTCGCAAAGTGAGTCAGGAATTTGGTGACCAGCTGATTGTCGGTGCGGGAACTGTGCTTGATCCGGAAACCGCCAGAGCATCGATTATGGCTGGTGCACGCTTTATCTTCTCGCCAACCGTTAACACCGAAACCATTCGGATGACGAAACGCTATGGTGTCGTAAGTATTCCAGGTGCGATGACACCAACGGAAATTTTAACAGCCTATGAACATGGTGCAGATTTGATTAAAGTATTTCCTGCCGGCGTCATGGGTCCAAGCTATATAAAAGATGTGCACGGACCATTGCCGCATATTCCGTTAATGCCTACCGGCGGCGTTGATTTGTCCAACGTTCGCAAATACTTTGAAAATGGCGCTGTTGCGGCTGGATTAGGAAGTGCACTTGTTAATACGAAACAGCCAATCAGTGAAGAAACACTGGCGGGTATGACGGAAAAGGCCGAGCAATTTGTTGAAGCGATTAAGGGTGTGTAA
- the dgoD gene encoding galactonate dehydratase, with translation MKIIDFKLYQLPPRWLFLKIETDEGICGWGEPVVEGRAHTVAAGVTELMDYLIGKDPRHIEDHFQVLYRGGFYRGGPILMSAISGIEQALWDIKGKYHDMPVHEMLGGAVRKDIQVYSWIGGDRPQDVGAAAKEKADVGFTAIKMNGTEEMNYIDSYVKVDAAVSRVAAIREAVGNDFGIGIDFHGRVHKAMAKILVKELEPYRPMFIEEPVLVENLEAFKEIANHTTTPIATGERNYTRWGFKQMLMDGVVDIIQPDLSHTGGILEAKKIAAMAETFDVAIAPHAPLGPINLAASLQLDACTPNCIIQEQSLGIHYNQGSDLLDYLVDKSVFEYKSGSVTIPKGPGLGIDINEDKVKEMSKESHNWKNPIWRNADGTVAEW, from the coding sequence ATGAAAATTATTGATTTTAAACTTTATCAGCTGCCACCGCGTTGGTTATTTTTAAAAATAGAAACGGACGAAGGAATTTGCGGCTGGGGAGAGCCAGTTGTCGAAGGGCGCGCACATACTGTAGCGGCTGGTGTTACCGAACTGATGGATTATTTAATTGGTAAGGATCCGCGCCACATTGAAGACCATTTTCAAGTCTTATACCGCGGAGGTTTTTACCGTGGCGGACCAATTTTAATGAGTGCAATTTCCGGTATTGAACAAGCACTATGGGACATTAAAGGTAAGTACCACGATATGCCTGTCCACGAAATGCTTGGCGGTGCTGTTCGCAAGGATATTCAGGTTTATTCCTGGATTGGCGGGGACCGTCCGCAAGATGTTGGTGCCGCTGCAAAAGAAAAGGCTGACGTGGGGTTTACCGCAATCAAGATGAATGGTACGGAGGAAATGAATTATATCGACAGTTACGTGAAGGTTGATGCAGCAGTAAGCCGAGTAGCCGCAATCCGCGAGGCTGTTGGCAATGATTTTGGTATCGGAATTGATTTTCATGGCCGTGTCCATAAAGCAATGGCCAAAATTCTTGTGAAAGAGCTGGAGCCATATCGACCAATGTTTATCGAGGAACCAGTACTAGTTGAGAATCTGGAAGCGTTCAAGGAAATCGCAAATCATACGACAACACCAATTGCGACTGGGGAACGAAATTACACACGCTGGGGCTTTAAACAAATGCTGATGGATGGTGTTGTTGATATTATTCAGCCAGATCTGTCACATACTGGTGGCATTCTTGAAGCGAAAAAGATAGCGGCAATGGCAGAAACCTTTGATGTTGCGATTGCCCCGCATGCACCGCTTGGACCGATTAATCTTGCCGCATCCCTGCAGCTTGATGCATGCACACCAAATTGCATCATTCAGGAACAAAGCCTTGGAATTCACTATAATCAGGGCAGTGATTTGCTTGATTATCTTGTCGACAAATCGGTATTTGAATATAAGTCAGGGTCGGTAACTATTCCGAAAGGGCCTGGTCTTGGCATTGACATTAATGAAGACAAGGTGAAGGAAATGTCCAAGGAAAGCCACAACTGGAAAAATCCAATCTGGCGCAATGCCGATGGTACAGTTGCGGAATGGTAA
- a CDS encoding GntP family permease has product MSTTWLILIAVFGIALLLFLVMRTKLQAFLALLVVSYIVGLLAGMSPSKILQAVSDGMGGTVAEIAVIIGVGAMFGEILKASGGAERLALTLMNKFGEKRVNWALVLTGFIISIPVFLDVAFVILVPILYSLAQRTKKSLLFYGIPLLAGLAVTHSFVPPTPGPIAVASLLGANIGWVILFGFIAGVPAAILAGPVFGTYISKKIHVEVPSVMLQNMADEAKDKKYDKDLPSFGMVAVLILLPLILILLNTFAGATLAEESTARSILQFIGNPGVALTITALLTFYLLGTRRGYSKDEIQELATKSLEPAGIIILITGAGGVFGQILVETGIGDVLADTMSNLNMPIIVFAFLVAAAIRIAQGSATVAMITAASLIIPIMDTLGIEGPMTALLVITIASGATIASHVNDSGFWMVNRFFGMSEKDTLKSWTVMETIIALVGFVVTLIISAFL; this is encoded by the coding sequence ATGTCTACAACTTGGTTAATTTTAATTGCCGTTTTTGGAATTGCTCTATTATTATTTCTTGTTATGCGCACCAAATTACAGGCGTTTCTAGCATTACTAGTCGTAAGTTATATTGTAGGTTTACTGGCAGGAATGAGTCCGTCCAAAATATTGCAGGCCGTCTCAGACGGAATGGGCGGAACGGTGGCCGAGATTGCCGTTATTATCGGTGTCGGCGCCATGTTTGGTGAAATCTTAAAGGCTTCTGGTGGTGCTGAGCGTTTGGCACTTACGTTAATGAATAAATTTGGGGAGAAGCGGGTTAACTGGGCACTTGTATTGACTGGTTTCATCATTTCTATTCCAGTTTTCCTTGACGTTGCCTTTGTTATTTTAGTGCCGATTTTATATAGTTTGGCACAAAGAACAAAAAAGTCACTGCTATTTTACGGGATTCCACTGCTAGCAGGTTTAGCAGTAACACACAGCTTCGTACCGCCAACACCTGGCCCAATCGCAGTTGCTTCTTTATTAGGCGCTAATATTGGCTGGGTTATCCTGTTTGGTTTCATTGCCGGTGTTCCTGCGGCTATTCTAGCTGGACCAGTATTCGGTACGTATATTTCGAAAAAAATCCATGTTGAAGTACCGAGTGTTATGCTGCAAAATATGGCAGATGAGGCGAAAGACAAAAAGTACGATAAGGATCTGCCAAGCTTCGGTATGGTTGCAGTACTCATTCTATTACCGTTAATTCTTATTCTGTTAAATACTTTCGCAGGAGCAACACTGGCTGAAGAAAGTACAGCACGCTCCATCCTGCAATTTATCGGTAACCCTGGGGTTGCGCTAACCATCACTGCATTGCTGACATTTTATTTATTAGGTACACGCCGTGGTTATTCCAAAGATGAGATTCAGGAACTTGCCACGAAATCACTTGAGCCTGCAGGTATCATCATCTTAATCACTGGTGCCGGTGGCGTTTTTGGCCAAATTCTTGTAGAAACAGGAATTGGCGATGTTCTGGCTGATACAATGAGTAATCTAAATATGCCAATCATTGTATTTGCTTTCCTAGTTGCAGCGGCAATTCGGATTGCCCAAGGTTCGGCAACAGTTGCAATGATCACAGCAGCCAGCTTAATTATACCAATTATGGACACACTTGGTATTGAAGGTCCGATGACAGCCTTGCTCGTTATTACCATAGCATCAGGTGCTACTATCGCGTCACATGTGAACGATTCCGGATTCTGGATGGTCAACCGTTTCTTCGGCATGTCTGAAAAAGACACACTGAAATCCTGGACAGTCATGGAAACGATCATTGCACTTGTCGGATTTGTCGTAACATTGATTATTAGTGCGTTCTTGTAA
- a CDS encoding MurR/RpiR family transcriptional regulator codes for MDDGQKHVQASIRSNYGKFSDKEKLIADYILQNPQNIIHHTINQVADELHVAESTVFRFCQRIGFKGYQALKIALAAEFVTPMKDIHEKINEGDSVGTIAKKVFRSNMKTLEDTMHIIDGSTFEEACEVILKAGKVEFFGNGGSAVVAMDAYHKFIRSGLQVNANLESHMQLMSASQLTKNDVAILISHSGSTKDMLDVLQILKEKGVKTISITNFAKSPLTKEADLSLYTVAEEIDFRSEAMSSRIAQLSIIDALYTNVMIGKKEDGREALQNMRGAISLKRL; via the coding sequence ATGGATGATGGGCAAAAACACGTTCAAGCTAGTATACGAAGTAACTATGGGAAATTTAGTGACAAAGAAAAGCTAATTGCCGACTATATTTTACAAAATCCCCAAAACATTATTCATCATACGATTAACCAAGTGGCAGATGAATTACATGTGGCAGAATCGACGGTTTTTCGGTTTTGTCAGCGGATTGGGTTTAAAGGGTATCAGGCGCTGAAAATTGCACTGGCAGCTGAATTCGTGACGCCGATGAAAGATATCCACGAAAAAATTAATGAAGGTGACAGTGTTGGAACGATTGCGAAAAAAGTTTTCCGTTCCAATATGAAAACACTTGAAGATACCATGCATATTATTGATGGAAGTACATTTGAAGAAGCATGTGAGGTCATTTTGAAGGCGGGCAAAGTGGAATTTTTTGGGAATGGCGGATCAGCAGTTGTAGCGATGGACGCCTACCATAAATTTATCCGAAGCGGCCTGCAGGTAAATGCTAATCTCGAATCGCATATGCAGCTCATGTCGGCATCACAATTAACGAAGAATGATGTTGCCATTCTGATTTCGCATTCAGGATCAACAAAGGATATGCTTGATGTTTTACAGATACTTAAGGAAAAAGGGGTTAAAACGATTAGCATAACCAATTTTGCTAAATCTCCTTTAACTAAGGAAGCTGATCTTTCCCTGTATACCGTTGCGGAAGAAATTGATTTCCGTTCCGAGGCCATGTCATCAAGAATTGCACAGCTCAGCATTATTGATGCGTTGTACACGAATGTGATGATTGGGAAAAAGGAAGATGGACGGGAAGCGCTGCAGAATATGCGCGGAGCTATTTCATTGAAACGGTTATAA
- a CDS encoding sugar kinase, with amino-acid sequence MDVVTLGETMVLFTPKSSGLMRYAGDFSTKIAGAESNVAIGLARLGKQVGWISRLGNDEFGERIRNFIRGEGVDVSQVTVDDTAATGLYFKEKLTPGELRLNYYRQGSAASRMAAADIDEAYIAGANFLHVTGITPALSEQCYETVLTAIQYAKRNGVTVVFDPNLRRKLWSEERARKVLQELSAQADIVLPGIDEAEFIFGKATPEILAENFYNNGANKVILKLGKQGAYYLSAESSGFVKGFPVEQVVDPVGAGDGFAAGCLSGIVDGLALPEIVRRGNAVGAMVTMVDGDVEGLPEINRLNYFMNKIEREDVER; translated from the coding sequence ATGGATGTTGTGACACTAGGAGAGACAATGGTGCTGTTCACCCCGAAATCTTCCGGTCTGATGCGTTATGCTGGTGATTTTTCTACAAAAATTGCTGGTGCTGAATCGAATGTAGCAATTGGCCTCGCAAGACTTGGCAAACAGGTTGGCTGGATTAGCAGGCTCGGCAACGATGAGTTTGGTGAACGGATCCGGAATTTCATTCGCGGGGAAGGTGTTGACGTCAGTCAGGTCACGGTTGACGATACTGCTGCAACCGGTCTTTACTTTAAGGAAAAATTAACACCTGGAGAGTTAAGGCTAAACTATTACCGGCAGGGGTCGGCAGCGAGTCGCATGGCAGCGGCAGATATCGACGAGGCCTATATTGCCGGTGCGAACTTTCTGCATGTGACAGGCATTACTCCTGCACTTAGTGAGCAGTGCTATGAAACCGTTTTAACCGCGATTCAGTACGCAAAAAGAAATGGTGTGACCGTTGTATTTGATCCGAACCTCAGGCGCAAGCTGTGGTCGGAAGAACGGGCAAGAAAAGTTCTGCAAGAGTTATCAGCCCAGGCTGACATTGTGTTACCTGGTATAGATGAAGCTGAATTTATTTTTGGTAAAGCGACACCTGAAATACTAGCTGAAAACTTTTATAACAATGGTGCGAATAAGGTGATTTTGAAGCTGGGCAAGCAAGGTGCTTATTATTTATCAGCTGAATCATCTGGTTTTGTGAAGGGATTCCCGGTTGAACAAGTTGTCGATCCGGTTGGGGCTGGTGATGGTTTCGCGGCTGGCTGTTTATCAGGAATCGTTGATGGACTTGCATTACCTGAAATTGTCAGACGAGGCAACGCTGTCGGCGCTATGGTGACGATGGTTGATGGTGATGTTGAAGGTTTGCCGGAAATTAACAGACTGAACTATTTTATGAACAAAATTGAACGTGAAGATGTGGAACGATAA